One window of Nostoc sp. C052 genomic DNA carries:
- a CDS encoding WD40 repeat domain-containing protein, which yields MLQHQFDRLSEIEQEMLFELAINREPVSLSKLNQDLVTQAARRRLPDAMQSLLRRSLIEKEGERFFLQPVVMEYATDQLVQCIFWEIASQSPKRLKSHALIKAQAKDYVREMQKRLIVEPTAEQLQLQFGKSQSLEQQLKNLLEQQKQAPQPNYLAGNLLNLLVHLQSNLRGCDLSELAVWQADLRQVNLAGINFRNADLTTSVFAETLSSVMSVSFNPDGSLLAIGDLDGKIYLWRVVNGQPVLTVQGHAGWIWAVTFSPDGKTLASCSHDWLIRLWDVQIPGLEHSNSANLDMASDSSHRPGTCLNTLRGHSHRVWTIAFAPQRDANSPDGQTLATSSMDGSVRWWDVRDGRCLTKLNDHTNGVRCVAFSPNGCFLASGSDDQTIRLWDVRDDTCQNVLQGHTSRVCSVQFSPIDVSLPSGSDALLVSGSQDETIKLWNPTTGECLKTLRADRLYEGMNIQGATGLTVAQKSTLKALGAIEH from the coding sequence TTGCTCCAGCACCAGTTTGATCGCCTGAGTGAGATTGAGCAGGAAATGCTGTTTGAGTTAGCGATTAATCGGGAACCTGTCTCGCTTTCCAAGTTGAACCAGGATTTGGTAACTCAGGCTGCTAGGCGCAGACTACCTGATGCAATGCAGTCGTTATTGCGGCGATCGCTGATTGAAAAGGAGGGTGAGCGGTTTTTTCTCCAGCCCGTTGTGATGGAGTATGCCACCGACCAACTCGTGCAGTGCATCTTTTGGGAAATTGCCAGCCAATCACCAAAGCGTCTCAAAAGCCATGCCCTGATCAAAGCCCAGGCAAAAGACTACGTGCGAGAGATGCAAAAACGATTGATTGTAGAGCCGACCGCTGAACAATTGCAGCTTCAGTTTGGCAAGTCACAAAGCCTTGAACAGCAATTAAAAAACCTGTTGGAACAGCAAAAGCAAGCACCTCAGCCCAATTATCTTGCTGGTAATCTCCTCAATCTGCTGGTGCATTTGCAAAGCAATTTACGAGGCTGTGATTTGTCGGAGCTAGCTGTATGGCAAGCCGACTTGCGGCAGGTCAACTTGGCGGGTATCAATTTTCGCAATGCTGATCTAACCACATCTGTGTTTGCAGAGACCTTAAGTAGCGTCATGTCAGTCAGTTTCAATCCAGATGGTAGTCTGCTGGCGATCGGCGATTTGGACGGTAAGATTTACCTGTGGCGCGTGGTCAATGGTCAACCGGTTTTGACAGTGCAGGGACATGCGGGCTGGATCTGGGCGGTCACCTTCAGTCCCGATGGAAAAACGCTCGCCAGTTGCAGCCATGACTGGCTGATTCGGTTGTGGGATGTGCAGATCCCCGGTCTTGAGCATTCCAATTCTGCAAACCTAGATATGGCAAGTGATTCTAGCCATCGCCCTGGAACTTGTCTCAACACACTGCGGGGTCATTCTCATCGAGTTTGGACGATCGCCTTTGCTCCGCAACGCGATGCGAACAGCCCCGATGGTCAGACTCTAGCGACGAGTAGCATGGACGGCTCAGTTCGATGGTGGGATGTGCGAGACGGAAGGTGTCTGACAAAGTTAAACGACCATACCAATGGAGTTCGCTGCGTTGCCTTCAGCCCTAATGGTTGTTTCCTAGCCAGTGGCAGTGACGACCAAACGATTCGGCTGTGGGATGTCCGAGACGACACCTGCCAAAACGTACTGCAAGGGCACACCAGTCGGGTCTGTTCGGTTCAGTTTAGTCCGATCGACGTTAGCCTGCCATCCGGTTCAGATGCACTTTTGGTCAGCGGTAGTCAGGATGAAACCATTAAGTTGTGGAATCCGACAACAGGTGAGTGTCTCAAAACGCTGAGAGCCGATCGCTTGTATGAAGGCATGAATATTCAGGGTGCGACCGGGTTGACAGTAGCTCAAAAGTCTACCCTAAAAGCATTAGGGGCAATTGAGCATTAA